The following is a genomic window from Aphis gossypii isolate Hap1 chromosome X, ASM2018417v2, whole genome shotgun sequence.
ataataatataagttacaagtacaaaatatacgtaaaaatttCCAACTTGTAGTGTagcaataacatttaaaacaactgGGGAAAGCTTACATACTTCCTACAGGTAACTGTAAAGTTGACCCGGGAGAGTTTACACATTTACTTCaggtaaacataattttaacccGGGAGAGTTTACATTCGGGAgagtttactatttttaaaaatcgggATAGTTTACCATAAAATCGGGAGAGTTTACCACCGCCCCAGTCTGTCGTGTCGGCGGCTACGGCCGACCCGGACTCCGACGCGGAGACATCCGTACACTGCATATTGTGGGAGTCAGGGCACAGGTATTGCATAACACTTgtcttgtaattaattttgtaatgcaCATATTGTAACAGAAAGGGGGgaaatacatcataattttcGTACCACAGGTACGTTTAACCTTTATACCTACATGGGTACTAAGAGGCACAAGGTGTGTTTATgggatatattttgataataataaaagcttAAAATCCTGTGACGttacatacaattaaatagctctaataatatttaagcaaaAAACTGAAAGATTTTGTGCTCCGCACTCGTATTTATAAGCTTGGTTTCGCACACTGCGGTGCTGTGATTGGATATTGCGCATAGCCGCACAGCGGCAATAACGTTGGTTGCCCGCGGAATTTTTCGCCGCTGCTCCGTGTCTTGTCACCTAGTCAGTGGCCGTCGAGTGTTGCGCCAGACCCTAGTTCTGTTCTTGACTTGGCTGGCCGCCCGACCAACCGGCTCAGGGCGCCCCGTCGGCCATGTACCGTCGACCTCTATGCATGCGCCAGTCATATGCCGGGACGCGAACTCTTAAGTTTACCCTCTACTAAAAAGTGGCAAACCGGGCTAAAGAAGTtttcacttcaaaaaaaaattggtttacaATATCTAATTAGaataatcagtaatcacagaataatacaatacgtcttaacaacaacaataataataagaagaaaatgagataaaatcgaatataaaaattaatttgaattaatttactttttatgttcattggttgtacaattattacttttctGTGGTTGGTTAATGTAATAGTATAtagaaaagtatttaaaaatctgaGTCAgctttataacatatattttttatttaaatattgttttttgatatgtcttcaagtatataaatataaatgattgatTTAATTGTTCTTAATACTTGGcatactttatacattatactatataaacattatgcatattatatgtataatatctacattCAACATTATTAGATGATAAAGATTATATCTACCACAACAATTTAGaaacgaatttttttatttgttttaggaAAAGGGAGAAtattaaaaaggaaaaatgaATGATGCGTCTTAAGTTTACCTAATCTACTATATTATGCAGTCAAACCGTCGTTGCTATGGGTGGTCGATTGACTCACTTTCCAATAGGGCGGGTATATTCGCGCCGCGCGCCGGTACAGTTAGCAacagtaaattattgattttcctCGACCGAGCGACGTCCGATCGCTGTCGCAATACCACAGGGCACAGACTCCGAGGTTCCTGTGAACGAGCAAGACGCTGAGCGGcgagcatttattttattttcattctacCCGTTCTTATTGCATTTTATCATTGTCTGAGTTGTGTAGCTGATTAACAATTATGTAGTAAAGgaatgttttgaatttataacgcTTTATTGTTGCTcgaatacaatttaacttatttaactattaaacgaTTTAACAGCAGTGATCGCGAGTCAGACGTTTTATGAAAAGTATGTgagaaaacatttaattatttttattattaaaatattactttttattttattattaatagaagcTAACAAccaaatatagtattataccttagttattagtatttatgtataatgtacctatatagtaggtatattaaatttgtaaattgaattgatgaaaaaataattattttattagtgttatagtacgaaatttattaatataatataactatactacATGTAGTTAAGGTAAATCACATTAATATGCAATCGaatacagtaaataaaaacatgaagggaattttgtataaataatttttgttgcgattattcaaataattttttttttttttgattttcttctGCATTTTTCTATCAATCTTTTTTAGctgaatttgaatattttccggaagtttcaattaaattaaattaatcttaatCCATGAAAAATTGTAGAACATATAGTTTTGACCAAATGATCTTTTCATAACAGACCCCAAAAACTAATTAAGTTTTTCCcttaaacaaaatcaataatattttaagctgtgaattttttttaaaaacttctaaATTTGAGTCATAAAAtgtttgcaaattattaatgattaactcatctttatatttattgttttattttgtttgtatatggTAATATATGTAATGCAGTAGACAGTAAGTGATCGTagcaattttgtattttattgaaattagtgTAGGTCATCAGGTTCCTGAGTGATAGGTAACTATGGCTGAGTATCTGTACTGTTACCGTGAATATCTAGTTACCTACCgaacttattttttgaaatatatgacGTTTCGATATGATATGCTTactcaatgataataattgaaataatatggttACACATCAATGTAACTATTGtaactagaaaataataaatgtctactatttataccaaataaataaCGGCCAGATTGTCGCATGTAGTAGACGGATTGGTACCCCTGACATAAATCAACTTTATTctgttagtttaattttattagttattaattattacatattattaacatgctatagtactatacataaaaaatgtcttatcaaaatgtatattttttgttggtttattttccaaaatggACCAGACTGATTTCAAACATTCACATTTATTAATCAGTTTTTAGTTTCTCATTAAATTAAGCCATTTACAACCAACCCTCTGTTGCCATTATAAAACTGAATAAAGAAATAGAAATACACTTGTTGTTACATCTTTTCGAAATTCaccaacaattttatttattgatataatgtgTAGAAATATATCAGTAATTAAATGTGTCATATTTaggaaaataatagaatataacagTGTAggtaattaagaaaaaaacatttaaaaggcTGTGTACTATTACTTGTAGTgtattatactagtatatattattatataatgttaaaaacgaTACCTAGTGCTTGTTTGTTATCGTTCcatcaatgataaatataattcttttcGTAGCACTATATTGTCTCGTAATGTGTAAGATTTGCttgctaatataataatattatgattattactatCAACATAAGACttatagtacataatttacacGATTTTATGAATTCTGGTTAATATTTAGAAGGCACTCTGGCATAATTGGactataatacagtattaaagtttaataactaaacacagatttttcaagtatttatatgcatatataattgcatattttatatgaaggAATTCTTTATCcacaaatttatacaataagaaTCGGTAGGTATTGGTATTAAATAgactgttttataataactgattaaattaagattattttattgtaattataatttataaaattattcttataggtAAGATAAATGGtgcatttatatgaatatacaaCCCGGGTGATCCTATAACTcacaaaatgtttgataagaatattttatggagTTTTGAAGACCTTAAAATGTTACTCGGTACAGATTTGCCAATTTTTGGAGGAGATACTTATCCTTGCATAAGTTTACAATTgcggtatatttttaatttttaaatacagtttatagtttaattcatttaagattgaaaaaataaataatttaggagTATGTCAAAACCTATACGAGTGTTGTCTGGTATCGACTACTGGTTAGATAATCTGATGTCTCATGTCCCTAAAGTTACTATGTATTATCAATCAAATAGTTTTGTGCAAAAACACGAGTTAGTGATGAATAAAGACTTACCAAGTTTGAATGACTCCTCATGTGCATCTGAAGTTATTACTTGTGTCGCTCAAaatttattgtcatttttaaagttaaataccaTTATACCTGGACATACATACTGGTTGTTTAAAGGTAAACTCGTATTTAAaccttaatataaaatcatttattgcattttatttattatccacAGGGAAGAATGATGATATAGTGAAACTATACGATTTGTCTTCATTGTATTCTGAATCTTGGTTTGAAGATTTCAATGAAGGTCAAAATCCGTTTACTGTTTCAGTAGCTATGCTGTTATATAATGTTGcttggaatttaaaaaacaatccaATAGATGACATACCATCGAATCTAGctaatatagaaattttactaaataattgtttgaaattattaaacacaacTAAATATCCtcaagtaatttttatggttgttcgccattatttaaattaataataatctcttACGTGATTTACAGGTTGTAACTGCTGTGTGTTATATGTTATCGGATTTTTATATTCCATTTGATATGGATTATTTTGCATCACCAAAAATTGAAGATTTCAATAATACGGCCGTAAATTCTCTTACGTCTTGTGTTGATTCAGATAAGAATTTATCAATCAGTTTTGATACCGAAGAATCTACCTCTCTTATTCgtgatttatgtttatcaCACAAGAAAACAGAAAAACCACAAAGTAATTCCTTaccaataattagtaattttataattatgtttaagaaaaagctaaccaataatatttatatttcagaaCTCAAAAATCCTACATCAGAAATTATAGTGATGACATTAGAAGAACGTTGTCgaaaaacattatatcatattggTGTTgggttaaattgttttcaatattttaaggatctaaatgataaatgtagaaagaaaaataatgtggTTTGTTATGAATGTTTAATTTCATGAAGGTAACTAAATTCTATAtagagtaatttttaatttagagcCATATCAATGATGAATCTAACACAGCAGCCTTGTCTGTAACTCTACCATGTTCAACTACCAAAAAAGGCCGAAAGatgaaaagagaaaaaaaggTTGTTAATAaaggcattaaaaaaaaaaatcaaaaacacatTGAAGGAAGTGTAGCTGTTGAAAACGATGCTGATTTCATCTCTATGTAAGTAGTATTTAATACTGGGCACTAATGCACTATCGAATTGTTAATTCTATTTGAATATTCATAActaaaatgattattgttgttaaGTCATGGAATAATTAGGGaaagttattaaatgtttaaataaatacattattgtagtGATCAATAGAGTACTGTTGTTgcacttattaaataacatgtaTACACTTCGTCACATTCTGAAGTAAGATTGTTGTTGTGATGAATTATCATATTCATAaagttagtatttattttaaatgaattaacagtgaaaaaatatttacttttataccaCAATTTCTCTTGagcacaatatatttattcaaatagttatatattctATCTGagaattttagtaataaaaagcTGATACCTAGTGGGCTTGAAGGTGAGCAACTATGCAACCGTTATTTTGATGACTAagaaactagaaaaaaaaaatctaaatgttGAGATGTTGGATTACTTATAAATCTAACAGTTAACTCtttctataattctataagCAGTATAATTGTgacgtgataatatatttaggtttttatacaatatacatagtagttatttgtttgattaaatatcTTCAACACCAATTTATCTCTCTCTTCTTCTGGTAtgtttactttataaaattatttgccaCCATTACTAAGTACACTTTATTATCTCTCTCTATTTTGGATTACTTTTCTCCAGTCTTCAACTTCTATGGTTTTTAAATCTTCTTCTACCACGTCAATCCATTTTTTCCTAGCTCTTCCTCTAGATATTTTTCCTTATGATTTCCATTCCGATGTGGCTCTAAATGTTTCGTTTTTTCCTCATTTCATAATGTGGCTTAGCCATTGTATCCTTTGGGCCTTTATAAAGCTTGATACTGGTGCTAGTTTCAATATATCGTACAGCTCTTTGTTGTATCTCCTCCGCCAGTGCCCTGTTGTTTCACAGATGATAGATTCACATATTTTCCTCTATACTCTGTTATCGAAAGTCCTCTTGTTTTTATCTGATTGTTTGGTCGTCGTCCAAGCTTCGCGCGAAAATCGTGAAAATCAGTCTTATAAGacagctattataataaccacaacattttttctttggtTTTTCTATGTATCATTTTGAAGGTTAGGAATTTTTTCAGGGCGTTGGATGCTTTTTATCTGATATATAAGATGTCCCGTAAGGATTTGCCCATTGCGATATCTCCTGAAATAATGGGGATATCATaatcctgttttttttttcataagacTTTTCACAGATTTaagaattacaattatttcatatattaattcaatttaatgttttaataaaaaaagtttaaaaacgtCAAAGATAGTCATTTTGTAgagtttatttttctgaaaatgttgactacaacattttattttcattaatttagtgatttttaatattttttttagtttcaagAATAGTATTGTTGATTACACTGAAGTATTCACCGTCCGCATGAGCCCATGGGCCATATGTTTGATATCCAGGCACAAAACTAGGGGGGCCTTACCCGACTCcccaaattcaaaatataattatttttacaaattatcaaaaatgtgaTTATTGCATTATGCACATTGGAAAAATTCTATTGTGATAACTACTAAGTAATACTATCATTGTTAgaataattacctaatttatatattcgtGGATAATGTTATctgaaaaagataaataatagcGTTTGCTGCTGGTATTCGGTGCTTAGTGTAGACCCGACTTATAACTGTAGACTGTTAAAGTAGCGTTTAAGGCGTTTAAgctgttattttataacatgagataataaatattatttcattaatacattcaatacAATTGGTGTGAatacttttgatttttgaatttgcTATAACtcgatcatttttattttaataaactaacataGGACATGGAAATAAGTTCTTAATTTAATGGTtggttttagtttttgttattttaaatattgataagcgTTTCTTCTGaatattgttgtttgtttcctagaacaatatatatttgtacaatttatacagAGTGTAATAGCTACCTATATGACACATATTTCCactaataggtaggtacttcaaaataaataaattacacaagTTTTCCTACCATGTTATTCAATACTACATTATAAATCCATAATCTGGGCGCACGAGCTCCCTTgactttttgtttataatatagtacctacctagttctttataagttaaatcatttatatacttataaatcaaagtaaatttattataaataaatcgtaatttgtattcataaatGCTAAATGATGCATAAGcatgatgttaaaataaattatcaatttcaatttcattgttatcttcaatgtttatttaaaaagacgTCATGCACATTGTACCTAATTgcagaattatatatatttaatttataggtaggtataacagtaatttctaaaacataatgttataattttaaataatgaaactaggagatttggtttatttttattttttgtgggtAGCATGTACGTTTTACGAATACTACGAACGCACTCTGTTTCacagataataatttgtttattgttactTCGTGTACaaactttgaataatatgtttttaatcatttaatttgtttaatttaatgtataatttcctAATGTATGGCTATCCATTTTATGTAAGGTCAAGTAtggcttatatttttttattagtaataatataattaaaaattaaatattatgtttacaaaataggtattaatacacttatattaattaggtaatacATTAATCTATGAAAATAGAGTCATAAGAAAAAATAGGCGGACGTATAATaaacagttataaataaagGGGCCATAaagaaatagtttataataggtattctaGCATtgcaaaaactaaaacaaaaatcaagtgCCTTCTCCCTACCAAACCTACATtcctacaaataattttgcatGACCTAAttggataatataaaaataattaaatagtttttaaattattaagatttataaaatataaattaatatttaatttgtacataaatattccgATAGTACCTACTCGCCATCTACTATGTAGATAGtagttactaaaaaaaaaaaaaataataataataataaaaatgcttaaatttATAGCAACCTTTCCGTTGATCAAAGTTATAGATTTGaaactattgttttaatcaattgtagttgaaaatagtttatttcattaacataagttaattttaaaaaagtgaacAAATGTGTGAGACATGATGGTGCTGAGGACTCTAGAACGGCTCTAGTACATTTGAATATGTTGtcctaacttttttataagtgGTATCCTTTGTCCTTTTCTCCTATACCTGAAGGCTGAGGTCCATAAATTTGGCCTGACTTCGCTATTGCGTTCTTTTGAAGTTATTGTCGATAAGCACGAATAGTTACAGTTCGTGAAAGTACTACCTACTATGGTTCGGgctaattataatgtatgaaaataGGTCGACGTCAGTTTAACAACTTATTATTGCTACAATATTTGGTAAAACTTTGGGCGTCTAAGTACTAgagtttattgtaaaatatattttacgaatttcgagaattgtataggtactcgttacaaatgtatatttttcctgtatttaattttagcctGTTCCTGGTGAAGTatgttacttatattatgcCTAAGTGGGGTAATTTACCTCAATCTCaagacaattttataaaagaacacatgattatattattttatgaaaaagcaTGTAGGACATATGTTTTATTAGCTGAAAATGATCGTGTGTGTACAAAGTAAGtgtgaataaaaatagattaaaataatgtgtttaatatttcaaattattttttttttatatttgaggTATGGAACAGCGTTGAAATACTACCGctctttttataaatgttgggCGAATATATCCAATTTTATCTTAACCGATTATAACGGATTTCTATTAGAACGTTCTGGTGATTGTTGTATGTTAATTGCGAAAAATTGGGATAAAGTCAAACAGTACAAAATCGAGCTAGAAACCGACGATgaatgtgatttaaaaataatgaaatcattATCAGGCAAATTTGATAGTTGTAAACAAGAAGGTCCTGTCTACCAATAGTAGTTATTGAACTGTATGATATTAAGTGCATTTATTTGttgtagattttaatttaataccaacCAAAATTGAGTCAAAAGAAACTACATTGAATGCAGCAGTTAATTGTTACAAAAGGGCTTTAGAGGTTGAAACAAACGAAGATtccaaaaaaaatctgaatggAAAACTTGGAAATGTTTACCGTGAAATGGCAGCAAGATGCATAGATGAATTAtcgagtaattaattttattatttatggggATTTTTGTTtgggaaatattaaattaaattacgttATTCTCAAAGATgcttcaacaaaaaaaattaaaataagtcctTCAAAATTACAATCGCTACTAAAAACatgtgaaaattatttgacaattggaattaataaatttgaaagtatCTGTGATCTACAAAGCGCTGCGgtggtttattttaataagggCGAATTATATCAAATCCTAGCAATGCATTCGTCACAAAATAAGCTTTCTAATAGTGATTTGATAAAAGAAaaggattttattaaaatggtaGGTTCTTATacctattcaaatttaacgtttttacctatacaaaatattgtacaagtTTGATGCTTTAGGCTGCTGAATGTTTCACGAAAAGTTTGGCAGTAATGGGCAACCGACGTTCCAATGAATTTGTTTGGGACTTGATTTTCTTTAACTTATctacaatgatttataaaatagctaCACAATATCAAGACAATCCACCCAAGCACTTGGCATGTGTAAAATTATTGGATttagtataggtaattttgaagttatgtcttatgttataaaacgtatattattttttttaggatcAAATTGACACTGAAAAAGAAGTAatcaatttacttttaaaagctTTAAAACATTGTGATTTGGATACTGATGTGTCTAGAAAATTAATGTATGAAGCTCGAGCAGGAAATATTCATAACCGCTTGGCGACTTTGTATCACTCTCGATTAAGGTAATCACTTTAAACTTATCAAACTAGACAACtcttaaatataatgcatacattaaactgtttaagcaaattgtaatttaaaataattagtaaactgtcggtttataggtaggtacctactttttgTTAAATGTTACGTTctccatttatattattttatgttattttccaGAAGAATGAAAGTGAATACACCCAAGTTTAAAACTACTCTTCGTCAGTGTTCATCGCATTATAATGAcgcatatgaaatatttttaaaaatgaacaatcCATTACAGTGTCTTGAAgtactattaaaaaacattgccTTAGACGAGCTCCAATTTGagagtataaaatacttataatataatataatatataattttaattattattacctatcatTTAGAGACAACGTGTTCTAAGTCAAAAGTGAAATTTATCATGTCCATCACACAGAAATTGTCCGAGAATTGTGTTCGTATATTGCAAATGATATTGGAAAGTAAATTAGACGAACCTGAtcaaaacactaaaaataatcaGGATACAGAAACGAAGAAACTACTTTTATTAACCCTAAAAGAAAgattacaacatattttaatgtgcaTGATGAAGCTATCTATAACAAAACTACCCAGGTGAGTAATCTTATTACTAAtcaatttcaatttgtatGTACAAGTACCTTAGAGAGTTGtagataggtatacatttgGAAGTATAGTTTATGCCAATGCTTAgtcacaaaatttaaaacaagttaataacattatttacaatattaccatgtattttcaatattaaaaataacatatttattgagACAGCGAGTTAGTGAAATCTCAgaacaaattgaataattttaataacctgATTTTgcaacttgaaaaaaatatgtaaactataaatatttatatttaaaatttttatagatttgtcAACAAAGCTGAACAACTGAAAAGCATTTATGGGGATTTTCTGAGGACCAGTGAAGCTGATGACAACTGTTTAATTTTGCTCaaagttattatacaaataaaagaattaaacCTATAAGTACAAACTACAATATTGATATGTTCAGGataattttttggtttattttgtattggaATTAAGGTTTaagaaaatactaaaatacttcaaaatgtattatctgcTATTAgaggaaatataaaatttagacaTTAGTAAAGAATATAGTCATTAACCATTACTCTATAGTGAATcagaatgtttttttatttacctacatacaataacaaattaagCAAACTTTATTTACCTAGTCCCtaaatatagtagtatagttttacaaataaacataggtacctaccgcACTCtccttttattattcaatcattttataaatgaaataagtattatatttgtaaaaaaaattgtttttaactatatttgtttattttaatttacctaatttCTATAgtgcaattattaaaataattattattaaaaataaataagataaacatAAACTCTTTTTTACAGAgataatcaatttttgtttgtaatatgaaaattgaattaaaaaataattgtcctcaaaatattaaaattaattaattagataaGTTAATtcctcataaataataataataaaaaaagaacttaACCTAATCTAAAAATAGGTTTAGGtatgtcaaatattttgaaatttaaaaacataaaaatagctTATAGGTTATAAAGTTATTCaaagtaacattttttaattttcaacaactaaaaattagcaaatacaccattataattatatcaattaatatttataaaaaaagctaAAATCTAGGCTACAAtagtttcataaaattgtttaaaagaaatataaggttaaattaaatttcaggtATGGAAGTATTGAAACAAGATAAAAAAGGTTTTTGTTAATGCTAAATACCATTCAAACattacaaatttgtttttatactatttaatattatataataataaatttaattatatcattaattttactaccgtatattgtgtataataaataataaaatattaaaattagatgattttgaattatagtCATTTAAAGATTAAGTGCTACACGTATAATTTGTtgcatgaataatttaataaaattaatttgtttttcttttaattattgcactagtatttacattaaatcaagtagaattgtatagaataatttattggatagcactattataatatgaaaataacaaatagttcgatgataaaattaaataatcaataataattatagtttgatTTAGCGGTCCTCAAACTGTGGTACGCGGAAGGCCGTATGGTAgaacggaaaattaaaaataaatatttgattctaATCTCAttgaaaatgtgttatttagtttatatcttatttttaaaaactaatacctaaataaaaaaaattgtatagtagtATTTTACtgccttattatttaaaataaatgtatttaactaaaaagtaaagtatttaattataatttgaatcgTTCTATTTTTAGTCATTAGTGGCACGTGACTGATTAATATTACAACTGAGTGATacgcaaaaaaaattttgagaacttctggttttattatttgtgtatgtatttaattatgttatgtaaCAATAGTATGGAAATACTTAAGTGaagttctaatttttattatattttttttatttgttttattacgttgagtttttcactttttagagcataaaaatgtttcaatttccAAGTTTGATGGTAAATTTTGATAGTAAATGGTGAAATAACACCGTATAAACTGTGACCATTAGTTTAAcagtagtttaaattataacatattaaaattcattaagaaacataatatataacccaGTGGTTTTCAAATTGGGTGCTGCGGCACACTGGTGTGCCACGATTATCAGCTTAGTGTGCCGCGGTTTTCCCATAAATTACCGATTGCATTGAATTGTGATATAAGAAAAtcgattaatgattaattcaaaaaaaatgttgttcatCTAAAAAAAGGTCAGTATGCCGTGAAAATTTTTGAAGTGTACGGTGTGCCGTGTTTAATAAAAGCGTGAAAA
Proteins encoded in this region:
- the LOC114129301 gene encoding uncharacterized protein LOC114129301 gives rise to the protein MNNPLQCLEVLLKNIALDELQFEKTTCSKSKVKFIMSITQKLSENCVRILQMILESKLDEPDQNTKNNQDTETKKLLLLTLKERLQHILMCMMKLSITKLPRFVNKAEQLKSIYGDFLRTSEADDNCLILLKVIIQIKELNL